From one Tsukamurella tyrosinosolvens genomic stretch:
- a CDS encoding arginine repressor — protein MAAGAVVSEQPLATRAGRQAAIVEILANHQVRSQAELQALLVRGGYEATQATISRDLDELGAVKLRGADGGTGVYVVPEDGSPVRGVSGGTERLSRLLGELLVSTDHSGNICVLRTPPGAANFLASALDRSSLPEVVGTVAGDDTVLVVAREPLTGKDLAERLVALA, from the coding sequence CTGGCTGCTGGAGCGGTCGTGAGCGAGCAGCCGCTCGCCACCCGCGCCGGGCGGCAGGCGGCCATCGTCGAGATCCTGGCGAACCACCAGGTGCGCAGCCAGGCCGAGCTGCAGGCGCTGCTCGTGCGCGGCGGCTACGAGGCCACGCAGGCCACCATCTCCCGTGACCTCGACGAACTGGGCGCCGTGAAGCTGCGCGGCGCCGACGGTGGAACCGGCGTGTACGTGGTGCCCGAGGACGGCTCGCCCGTCCGCGGCGTGTCCGGCGGCACCGAGCGCCTGTCGCGCCTGCTCGGGGAGCTGCTCGTCTCCACCGACCACAGCGGCAACATCTGCGTCCTGCGCACCCCGCCGGGCGCGGCGAACTTCCTGGCGAGTGCGCTCGACCGGTCCTCGCTGCCCGAGGTCGTCGGCACCGTCGCCGGCGACGACACCGTCCTCGTCGTCGCGCGCGAGCCCCTGACCGGCAAAGACCTCGCCGAGCGCCTCGTGGCGCTCGCCTGA
- the argF gene encoding ornithine carbamoyltransferase — MTRHFLRDDDLSPAEQREVLALAAELKAAPFSRRPLEGPKGVAVLFDKNSTRTRFSFDVGIAQLGGHAVVVDTKSTQMGRDESLADTARVLSRFVDAIVWRTYAQEGLEELARYSTVPVVNALSDDFHPCQILADLQTIAERKGAEGTGSVAGLKLTYLGDGANNMAHSYMLGCVTAGIDVTISAPSGFQPDERFVEAARARGKETGAEVSVISDPVLAVAGVDVVVTDTWVSMGQEDDGVDRNAPFRPYQINAELLAHADPDAIVLHCLPAHRGDEITDDVIDGPQSAVFDEAENRLHAQKALLTWLLERS, encoded by the coding sequence ATGACCCGCCACTTCCTCCGCGACGACGACCTCAGCCCGGCCGAACAGCGCGAGGTGCTCGCGCTCGCCGCGGAGCTGAAGGCGGCGCCGTTCTCGCGGCGCCCGCTGGAGGGCCCGAAGGGCGTGGCGGTGCTTTTCGACAAGAACTCCACCCGTACCCGGTTCAGCTTCGACGTCGGCATCGCGCAGCTCGGCGGACACGCCGTCGTCGTCGACACCAAGTCCACCCAGATGGGCCGCGACGAGTCCCTCGCCGACACCGCCCGCGTGCTGTCGCGCTTCGTCGACGCCATCGTCTGGCGCACCTACGCGCAGGAGGGGCTCGAGGAGCTCGCCCGGTATTCGACGGTGCCCGTCGTCAACGCGCTCTCCGACGACTTCCACCCCTGCCAGATCCTCGCCGACCTGCAGACCATCGCCGAGCGCAAGGGCGCCGAGGGCACCGGGTCCGTCGCCGGCCTCAAGCTCACCTACCTCGGCGACGGCGCCAACAACATGGCCCACAGCTACATGCTCGGCTGCGTCACGGCCGGGATCGACGTGACCATCAGCGCACCGTCGGGCTTCCAGCCGGACGAGCGTTTCGTGGAGGCGGCCCGGGCCCGGGGCAAGGAGACCGGCGCGGAGGTCAGCGTCATCTCCGATCCCGTGCTCGCCGTGGCCGGCGTCGACGTGGTGGTCACCGACACCTGGGTGTCGATGGGGCAGGAGGACGACGGCGTCGACCGCAACGCGCCGTTCCGGCCGTACCAGATCAACGCCGAGCTGCTCGCGCACGCCGACCCGGACGCGATCGTGCTGCACTGCCTGCCCGCGCACCGCGGCGACGAGATCACCGACGACGTGATCGACGGGCCGCAGTCCGCGGTGTTCGACGAGGCCGAGAACCGCCTGCACGCGCAGAAGGCGCTGCTCACCTGGCTGCTGGAGCGGTCGTGA
- a CDS encoding acetylornithine transaminase, with protein MSNEAMQSRWNAAVMDTYGTPPIALVSGRGATVTDADGKEYVDLLGGIAVNALGHAHPKIIEAVTQQVSTLGHVSNLYISEPVVRLAERLTEAVGVPGTRVFFSNSGAEANEAAIKIGRRTGRTAMVAAEGAFHGRTMGSLALTGQPAKREPFAPLIESVTHVPYGDAAALRTAAEGAAAIFLEPIMGEGGVVVPPAGYLAEARAAATAAGALLVLDEVQTGIARTGTLFAYQRAGVTPDVFTLAKGLGGGLPIGATVAVGAAGELLTPGQHGTTFGGNPVAAAAANAVLDVIEAEGLAERADALGKHIAATVEGFGHPLVTGVRGSGLLLGITLSRGVAKAIETGARDAGFLLNAAQPDVVRLAPPLVLTDEQADRFLTALPALLDSAQEQS; from the coding sequence ATGAGCAACGAAGCAATGCAGTCGCGGTGGAACGCCGCGGTGATGGACACCTACGGCACCCCGCCCATCGCGCTGGTGTCCGGTCGCGGCGCGACCGTGACCGACGCCGACGGCAAGGAGTACGTCGACCTGCTCGGCGGCATCGCCGTCAACGCCCTGGGCCACGCGCACCCGAAGATCATCGAGGCGGTGACGCAGCAGGTCTCGACGCTGGGGCACGTCTCGAACCTGTACATCAGCGAGCCCGTCGTGCGCCTCGCCGAGCGGCTCACCGAGGCCGTCGGCGTGCCCGGCACCCGGGTCTTCTTCAGCAATTCCGGCGCCGAGGCCAACGAGGCCGCCATCAAGATCGGCCGGCGCACCGGCCGCACGGCGATGGTCGCCGCCGAGGGTGCCTTCCACGGCCGCACGATGGGCTCGCTGGCGCTGACCGGCCAGCCCGCCAAGCGGGAGCCCTTCGCGCCGCTCATCGAGTCGGTCACCCACGTGCCGTACGGCGACGCGGCCGCCCTGCGCACCGCCGCCGAGGGCGCGGCAGCGATCTTCCTCGAGCCGATCATGGGGGAGGGCGGCGTCGTCGTCCCGCCCGCGGGCTACCTCGCGGAGGCCCGCGCCGCCGCGACCGCGGCCGGCGCGCTCCTCGTCCTCGACGAGGTGCAGACCGGGATCGCCCGCACCGGAACGCTCTTCGCGTACCAGCGGGCGGGCGTCACGCCCGACGTCTTCACGCTCGCCAAGGGACTCGGCGGCGGCCTGCCCATCGGCGCGACCGTGGCCGTCGGCGCCGCCGGCGAGCTGCTCACGCCCGGCCAGCACGGCACCACCTTCGGCGGCAACCCCGTCGCGGCGGCCGCCGCGAACGCCGTCCTCGACGTGATCGAGGCCGAGGGCCTGGCCGAGCGCGCCGACGCCCTCGGCAAGCACATCGCCGCCACCGTCGAGGGATTCGGCCATCCGCTCGTCACCGGCGTCCGGGGCTCCGGCCTGCTGCTCGGGATCACCCTGTCCCGCGGCGTGGCCAAGGCGATCGAGACCGGCGCCCGGGACGCCGGATTCCTGCTCAACGCCGCCCAGCCCGACGTGGTCCGCCTGGCCCCGCCCCTCGTCCTCACCGACGAGCAGGCCGACCGCTTCCTCACCGCCCTGCCCGCACTGCTCGACTCAGCCCAGGAGCAATCATGA
- the argB gene encoding acetylglutamate kinase, whose protein sequence is MSAPDLTPLDKAGVLAEALPWLLDFHGRTVVVKYGGNAMIDDELKRSFAQDMVFLRTCGLHPVVVHGGGPQITAMLKRLGMEGEFRGGFRVTTPEVMDVVRMVLFGQVGRELVGLINSYGPFAVGMSGEDAHLFTATRRQVVVDGAPTDIGLVGDVTAVSPEAVNDLIAAGRIPVISTIAPDADGVVHNINADTAAAALAEALGAEKLVVLTDVEGLYTNWPDRSSLTSEIDTDALTALLPSLDSGMVPKMEACLRAVHGGVPTAHVIDGRVPHSVLLELFTSKGIGTMVTPPTSPTETWI, encoded by the coding sequence ATGAGCGCACCCGATCTCACGCCGCTCGACAAGGCCGGCGTGCTCGCCGAGGCACTGCCCTGGCTCCTCGATTTCCACGGTAGGACCGTCGTGGTCAAGTACGGCGGCAACGCCATGATCGACGACGAGCTCAAGCGCTCCTTCGCGCAGGACATGGTCTTCCTGCGGACCTGCGGCCTGCACCCCGTCGTGGTGCACGGCGGCGGCCCGCAGATCACGGCCATGCTCAAGCGACTCGGGATGGAGGGCGAGTTCCGCGGCGGCTTCCGCGTGACCACGCCCGAGGTGATGGACGTCGTGCGCATGGTGCTCTTCGGGCAGGTCGGGCGCGAGCTGGTGGGGCTGATCAACTCCTACGGGCCCTTCGCCGTCGGCATGTCCGGCGAGGACGCGCACCTGTTCACCGCCACGCGGCGGCAGGTCGTGGTCGACGGTGCGCCGACCGACATCGGGCTCGTCGGCGACGTGACCGCGGTGAGCCCGGAGGCGGTCAACGACCTCATCGCGGCCGGCCGCATCCCGGTGATCTCGACGATCGCGCCGGACGCGGACGGGGTGGTGCACAACATCAACGCCGACACCGCCGCGGCCGCACTCGCGGAGGCGCTCGGCGCCGAGAAGCTGGTGGTGCTCACCGACGTCGAGGGCCTGTACACGAACTGGCCGGACCGCTCCTCGCTCACGTCGGAGATCGACACGGACGCGCTGACCGCACTGCTCCCGAGCCTCGACTCCGGCATGGTCCCCAAGATGGAGGCGTGCCTGCGAGCCGTGCACGGGGGCGTCCCCACCGCGCACGTCATCGACGGGCGGGTGCCGCACTCCGTGCTTCTCGAGCTGTTCACGAGCAAGGGCATCGGCACCATGGTGACCCCGCCGACATCTCCTACAGAGACCTGGATCTGA
- the argJ gene encoding bifunctional glutamate N-acetyltransferase/amino-acid acetyltransferase ArgJ: MTFKLVRNQGVTAPLGFKAAGIAAGIKASGKPDLALVFNEGPHYAAAGVFTRNKVKAAPVLWSEQVIKDGHLRAVILNSGGANACTGPGGFQDAHATAEKVAETLSHWGTETGAGEVAVCSTGLIGDRLPMDKLLAGVTEIVHEMGGGLTGGTDAAHAIMTTDTVPKETALHHSGGWNVGGMAKGAGMMAPSLATMLVVLTTDVHASPEQLDEALRHATSYTFDRLDVDGATSTNDTVLLLSSGASEKTCTQEELNAAVREVCDDLAAQLQGDAEGVTKRILITVTGAASEEEALVGARAIARDSLVKTALFGSDPNWGRVMAAIGIAPIELVHDKLTVSFNGQPIAENGCGVPGARDVDLSGPEIDVTVDLGLGRGTATIRTTDLSHAYVEENSAYSS; encoded by the coding sequence GTGACCTTCAAACTCGTTCGCAACCAGGGCGTCACGGCGCCCCTGGGGTTCAAGGCCGCGGGCATCGCGGCCGGGATCAAGGCCTCCGGCAAGCCGGACCTGGCCCTGGTCTTCAACGAGGGACCGCACTACGCGGCGGCCGGCGTCTTCACCCGCAACAAGGTCAAGGCCGCGCCCGTGCTCTGGAGCGAGCAGGTGATCAAGGACGGCCACCTGCGCGCGGTGATCCTCAACTCCGGCGGTGCGAACGCCTGCACCGGCCCCGGTGGCTTCCAGGACGCCCATGCGACGGCCGAGAAGGTCGCGGAGACGCTGAGCCACTGGGGGACCGAGACCGGCGCCGGAGAGGTCGCCGTGTGCTCCACCGGCCTCATCGGCGATCGCCTGCCCATGGACAAGCTGCTGGCCGGCGTCACCGAGATCGTGCACGAGATGGGTGGCGGCCTCACCGGCGGCACCGATGCCGCGCACGCCATCATGACCACCGACACCGTGCCCAAGGAGACCGCGCTGCACCACTCCGGCGGCTGGAACGTTGGCGGCATGGCCAAGGGCGCCGGCATGATGGCGCCCTCGTTGGCGACGATGCTCGTCGTGCTCACGACCGACGTGCACGCGAGCCCCGAGCAGCTCGACGAGGCCCTGCGGCACGCCACGTCCTACACGTTCGACAGGCTCGACGTGGACGGCGCCACCTCGACCAACGATACCGTGCTCCTGCTCAGTAGCGGCGCGAGCGAGAAGACCTGCACGCAGGAGGAACTCAACGCCGCCGTGCGCGAGGTCTGCGACGACCTCGCCGCCCAGCTGCAGGGCGACGCCGAGGGCGTCACCAAGCGGATCCTCATCACCGTCACCGGTGCGGCCTCCGAGGAGGAGGCCCTCGTGGGCGCCCGGGCCATCGCCCGCGACAGCCTCGTCAAGACCGCGCTGTTCGGCAGCGATCCCAACTGGGGTCGCGTCATGGCCGCGATCGGCATCGCCCCGATCGAGCTGGTCCACGACAAGCTGACCGTCTCCTTCAACGGGCAGCCCATCGCCGAGAACGGCTGCGGGGTACCCGGAGCGCGCGACGTCGACCTCTCCGGACCCGAGATCGACGTCACCGTCGACCTGGGCCTCGGGCGCGGCACCGCGACGATCCGCACCACGGATCTCTCGCACGCCTACGTCGAAGAGAACTCGGCGTACTCCTCATGA
- the argC gene encoding N-acetyl-gamma-glutamyl-phosphate reductase yields the protein MTVSVAIAGASGYAGGEILRLLLGHPQYLSGELTIGALTAGGNAGSTLFEHHPHLLPLADRVLQETTPETLRGHDVVFLGLPHGKSAEIAEALPPSTLIIDCGADYRLKDAAEWEHYYGSAHAGTWPYGLPELPGNRDVLAGASRIAVPGCYPTVSTLAFLPAVAAGIVAPEVTVVAVSGTSGAGKSLRTDLLASEAIGSARAYGVTTHRHTPEITQNLSAAANSPVTVSFTPILVPMARGILATVSAPTTVTAAQAREVYAAAYADEPFVHLLPEGLQPQTKSVLGSNAVQVQVAVDERAGRLIATAAIDNLTKGTGGAAVQSMNLALGWPETAGLSTVGVAP from the coding sequence ATGACTGTTTCCGTGGCGATCGCGGGCGCGAGCGGCTACGCCGGGGGAGAAATCCTCCGGCTGCTGCTCGGCCACCCGCAGTACCTGTCCGGTGAGCTGACGATCGGCGCGCTGACCGCCGGCGGCAACGCCGGCAGCACGCTGTTCGAGCACCACCCGCACCTGCTGCCCTTGGCGGACCGCGTCCTGCAGGAGACGACCCCGGAGACGCTGCGCGGCCACGACGTCGTCTTCCTCGGGCTGCCGCACGGCAAGTCCGCCGAGATCGCCGAGGCGCTGCCCCCGTCGACCCTCATCATCGACTGCGGCGCCGACTACCGGCTCAAGGACGCCGCGGAGTGGGAGCACTACTACGGCAGCGCCCACGCCGGCACCTGGCCCTACGGCCTGCCCGAGCTTCCGGGCAACCGGGACGTGCTCGCCGGCGCGTCCCGCATCGCCGTCCCGGGCTGCTACCCGACGGTGTCGACCCTCGCCTTCCTGCCCGCCGTCGCGGCCGGCATCGTGGCGCCCGAGGTCACCGTCGTCGCCGTGAGCGGTACGTCCGGCGCGGGCAAGTCCCTGCGGACCGACCTGCTCGCCTCCGAGGCGATCGGCTCGGCGCGCGCCTACGGCGTGACCACCCACCGGCACACCCCGGAGATCACGCAGAACCTCTCGGCGGCGGCGAATTCCCCCGTCACCGTGTCGTTCACGCCGATCCTCGTGCCCATGGCCCGGGGCATCCTCGCCACGGTCTCCGCCCCGACGACGGTGACCGCCGCGCAGGCCCGGGAGGTCTATGCGGCGGCGTACGCAGACGAGCCCTTCGTGCACCTGCTGCCCGAAGGCCTGCAGCCGCAGACGAAGTCGGTGCTCGGCAGCAACGCCGTGCAGGTGCAGGTGGCCGTCGACGAGCGCGCCGGGCGCCTCATCGCCACCGCCGCCATCGACAACCTCACCAAGGGCACCGGCGGCGCCGCCGTCCAGTCCATGAACCTCGCGCTCGGCTGGCCCGAGACCGCCGGCCTGTCCACCGTAGGAGTCGCACCGTGA
- a CDS encoding TetR/AcrR family transcriptional regulator, with protein MDEVVRPWRGVSAEDRRSARRAQLLEACLDVVGDAGVEAVTADAVAQRAGLSKRYFYEAFADREQVLLAALDGLLEVIRERVAVVLDGEDDVDRRIRRTVETLARVLAEDARTARLFEEAPRVAVLEQHRHNAFRVFSELLAAGIYADRGAGRAEVTSWFVVAGTVEVLTRWLGGAVPMDEAEVVATIADIGVRLSGPDPS; from the coding sequence GTGGACGAGGTGGTGCGGCCCTGGCGGGGGGTCAGTGCGGAGGATCGACGGTCCGCGCGGCGAGCGCAGTTGCTCGAGGCGTGCCTGGACGTCGTGGGGGACGCCGGCGTGGAGGCGGTCACGGCGGACGCGGTCGCCCAGCGGGCGGGGTTGTCGAAGCGGTACTTCTACGAGGCCTTCGCGGACCGGGAGCAGGTCCTGCTCGCCGCGCTCGACGGTCTGCTCGAGGTGATCCGCGAGCGGGTCGCGGTGGTGCTCGACGGCGAGGACGACGTCGATCGGCGCATCCGGCGCACCGTCGAGACGTTGGCCCGCGTCCTGGCCGAGGACGCGCGGACGGCGAGGCTCTTCGAGGAGGCGCCGCGCGTGGCCGTGCTGGAGCAGCACCGGCACAACGCGTTCCGGGTGTTCAGCGAGCTGCTGGCGGCGGGGATCTACGCGGACCGGGGCGCAGGGCGCGCGGAGGTGACTTCGTGGTTCGTCGTGGCGGGCACCGTCGAAGTGCTCACCCGCTGGCTCGGCGGCGCGGTCCCGATGGACGAGGCGGAGGTGGTCGCCACGATCGCGGACATCGGCGTGCGGCTCAGCGGCCCCGATCCGTCGTGA